A single genomic interval of Rosistilla ulvae harbors:
- a CDS encoding GumC domain-containing protein has translation MSNTAATPKVLTVGAWSLLGATLGLGAAYFVYVRELPVFESTAVVAIRGIGAANPATEESQAGPSATEPPGSSSVVGIAAEQLVILSEPVLKLAIDPRDGDVAGFLRRHDLQVDYIDSSAHEGAMFAIKGRAETPSAAAEIVGSVVAAYVGYVSKEDGSELWQQTLAQFTETHAAVNQRIEELEQQLEKLALPAEASILNGSVISRAASEAESLQADMEHVASQRSLAVTKLQKVELLLAAGDPDPAYQELLAVLQITAPPAPQPQHSAMDRRDAKQTEAQQRAAEIEQVRQQRIALTEQVQRELVPLQQELDLLLLNVGTEHPKAKGLRKQIAAVRAKLARLPVVPASLDPVPNPFDQRDAPSNDPAEAIQERDLLRQKITSRLAALRVEIQRLDARYSTIETELDDAATVVAGQQQVLQEEQRLRQALSQQYLAADQITRTLAAVPKLVSRQVKVVTVVQSPDRGMQIAPKLGMHLAGGGGLGVLAGLMLSGLFLVTAQENRSDALG, from the coding sequence ATGAGTAACACCGCTGCGACACCGAAGGTCTTGACCGTTGGGGCTTGGAGCTTGCTGGGTGCGACGCTTGGACTAGGCGCCGCCTATTTTGTCTACGTGCGAGAACTCCCCGTCTTTGAATCGACGGCGGTTGTTGCGATCCGTGGAATCGGAGCTGCCAATCCCGCGACGGAGGAATCCCAGGCGGGACCCTCCGCCACCGAACCACCAGGTTCGTCGAGCGTTGTTGGAATCGCGGCGGAGCAACTTGTGATCCTGAGCGAACCTGTGCTCAAGCTGGCGATCGATCCGCGGGATGGGGATGTCGCTGGTTTTCTGCGGCGGCATGATTTGCAGGTCGACTACATCGACAGTTCCGCCCACGAAGGAGCGATGTTTGCGATCAAGGGGCGTGCGGAAACGCCTTCTGCGGCGGCGGAAATTGTCGGGTCGGTTGTCGCGGCGTATGTCGGCTACGTCTCCAAAGAGGATGGATCGGAATTGTGGCAACAGACGCTTGCCCAATTCACTGAAACCCACGCGGCCGTCAATCAGCGGATCGAGGAATTGGAGCAGCAACTCGAAAAGTTGGCCTTGCCTGCGGAGGCCTCAATTCTCAACGGAAGCGTGATCTCGCGAGCGGCGTCGGAAGCCGAGTCGCTGCAGGCCGATATGGAACATGTGGCAAGCCAGAGGTCGTTGGCGGTGACCAAATTGCAGAAGGTGGAATTGCTGTTGGCCGCCGGAGATCCCGATCCGGCGTATCAAGAACTCTTGGCGGTACTTCAAATCACGGCCCCCCCTGCGCCCCAGCCCCAACATTCAGCGATGGATCGACGTGATGCCAAGCAAACCGAGGCGCAGCAGCGTGCAGCGGAGATTGAACAGGTCCGTCAGCAACGCATCGCGTTGACCGAACAGGTGCAACGCGAATTGGTGCCGCTGCAGCAGGAATTGGATCTTCTGTTGTTGAATGTTGGAACCGAACATCCCAAGGCGAAAGGGTTGCGAAAACAAATCGCCGCGGTGCGGGCAAAACTTGCGAGATTGCCGGTCGTTCCCGCATCACTGGATCCCGTACCCAATCCTTTCGATCAAAGAGACGCCCCGTCGAACGATCCTGCCGAAGCGATACAGGAGAGAGATTTGCTGCGTCAGAAGATCACATCCCGGTTGGCAGCCCTACGAGTCGAGATCCAACGCCTCGACGCTCGGTACAGTACGATTGAAACCGAGCTCGATGATGCGGCGACGGTCGTCGCCGGCCAACAGCAGGTATTGCAGGAGGAGCAGCGCTTGCGTCAGGCATTGAGTCAGCAATATCTCGCTGCTGATCAGATCACCCGCACGCTCGCTGCCGTACCGAAACTTGTTTCCCGGCAGGTAAAAGTGGTCACCGTTGTGCAGTCGCCCGATCGTGGAATGCAAATCGCCCCGAAGCTCGGCATGCATCTTGCCGGTGGCGGCGGCCTGGGCGTTCTGGCGGGACTGATGTTGTCTGGATTGTTTCTGGTGACGGCACAGGAGAATCGATCCGACGCCTTGGGATAG